The DNA window GGTGAGGAGCCTGTAGCGGTCGGCAGGCGCGCAGGCTGAGACCAGGAACCGAGCCGCGCCTCAAATAGGAATTTCATGGGTCAGCGGAGATTTTCCCTTACAATGGGACCCATTGGTGAAAGGAGCTCCATCTATGTCGATGCCGGACGCGATGTCGAACGACGCGGTGCAAACCGCCTGGACTCAGCTGGCCGAACAGGTTCGAACCGGAGTGCTCCTGACGCTCCGCAACGGCCGTCCCTTCGGGTCGCATGTGCCCTATCTCATCGGCACCGACTGGTCGCGGGTCTACCTGCACTTGAGCCGGCTTGCCTTCCATACCCAACACCTGCTGGCCGATGGCCGCGTGAGCCTCTTCATCGCCGAGCCGGACGGTCCGGGGAAAAACCCGCTTGCCCTTCAACGGATGAACCTGCAAGGCAAGGCAGCCGTTCTCGCGCCAACGGACTCGTCCTACGAGGCGGTACGACAGCGCTACCAGGAGAAGTTTCCGCAATCCAAAATGATGTTTGGGTTCGGGGACTTTTCGCTGTGGGAGTTGAAGATGCAGGATGCCCACCTCGTATTGGGCTTCGGCCAAGCCTATACGGCCCAGGCCTCCGCCCCCGCCACCTGGAAACATCAGGCGCCGGATAAGAAACCATAAGCGAGCAAGTTCTCACGCCGGTTGTTTCCCACGCCATCTTTCCTTCATCGATCACGATTCGTCGGGCCCTTTCGCTGCGTTCCCCCCGGAAGTAGGTACGCCCTCCCAAACGGCCGATGGTGCGCCGACCGCGCCTCACTATAGCCTGCACAAGTTCGCAGCACCCCCATCGGAAGGTTTCACGACATGAAGTTATTCGTCCCCGTGACCCTCGGCTATATGCTGTTGCTCGTGATCCTCGCCGTCGGTACCCCCGGCCTCGGTCTCTCCGGATTTCTCCTCGATCTGATCCCAGCCGATCGGCGCGACCAGGCCCACTTGCCCGCTTACGGCCTGTTGGCGTATCTCATCATGTGGGGCCTACGCCGCTCCGATTGGTCCCTCTCCGCATCGATCGCGACTGGTCTCGGCGTCACGTGCCTATTCGGCCTCTATACCGAACTGCTCCAAAGCCATGTCCCAGGTCGCGAAGCTTCGCTGGCCGACCTGCTTTCCGACGCCACCGGTGCCGTGGTGGCAAGCAGCCTGTTGCTCATTCAAGCATGGGCCATGCAACCCTCGTCGCAGCCGGTCCCGGCGCGGCGGTCCGGCCCGGCCCGTTCACGGAAAGGATTGTGGTCCCGATGAACCAAACGTTTCGAGAACGCCGCGCCCGCAGAATTCCCCTGCAGTGCCCCGTGTACTATTCCAACGGTCAGTTTCAAACCATCGGCGTCGCCGAGGACTTCAACAGCTCCGGCGGACGCATTCGCGGGAAAGAACTCGTCACGGTGGACATGGAGTTGGTCGTGATCATCATCCAGCCGACTCCGGAGATCCCGATACTGATCCGACGGGCTTCGGTGCGATGGGTCAGGGGATCTGACTTTGGGATCTCGCTTTCTTCGGTACCTCCCCAAGCGGAGGACGAACTGAAGTCCATGGCAAGGGTCATGCTACCGGGTCTGTGGTCCTGCCTGAACTGACCATGCCCTCTTGCACCACCTCCCCAAGAAGCCTACAATCAGGTCGGCGGATTTGCTTCGTGAAGGGACGTGGTGCTCCATGTTCTGGGAAACACGACATCCCGCGGACGACCCTATCAAGGCTTGCCCCCTCTGCGGCAAACGCCCATCCTCCGAACAGCGCCTGGTTCCGAGTCCCACGAAATTCTCCTGCCGCTCCTGCCGGACGACCGAGCCGATTTCGATTTGCGATGAGTGCCTGAGGACCTGGGCCGATTCGCTGAAGAAATCCCCCACCGCCCCTCCTCCTGCTTCTACGCTCCCGACGGAACTGCCCAAGCCCCCTGCCATCAAGGCGATCCTCGATGAATACGTCGTCGGACAAGACCGGGCCAAGCGCGTGCTGTCCGTCGCTGTGTACAACCACTACAAACGCATTCTGCACCGAGACCGCCTGACGAATGTCGAGTTGCAGAAGGGCAACATTCTGATGATCGGGTCCACGGGGACCGGCAAGACGCTTCTTTCCCAGACTCTCGCCAAAATTCTCAAGGTGCCCTTCGCAGTCGCGGATGCCACGACGCTGACTCAGGCCGGTTATGTCGGCGAGGATGTGGAAAACGTGGTCCTCAAGCTCTTGCAGAACTGCGACTACGACGTGCCGCTCTGCCAGACCGGCATCATCTACATCGACGAAATCGACAAGATCACGAGCAAGGCGTCGAATCCATCCCTTTCTCGGGATGTCTCCGGCGAGGGCGTGCAACAGGCGTTGTTGAAATTGGTTGAGGGAACGATCTGCAACGTGCCGCCCAAGGGTGGGCGCAAACATCCGGAGCAAGACTACATTCGCGTCGATACCACGAACATTCTTTTTATCTGCGGAGGCGCGTTCGTCGGGCTGGATCGCATCATCGAATCCCGCACCTCGGAGCGGCGCATGGGCTTCAGCGCCGAGGCGCCACAAGTTGTCACCGATGGGCATTCCGACCTGCTCGGGTTGGTCAAGGCTGAGGACCTGCTGAAGTTCGGGCTCATTCCTGAGTTCGTCGGCCGTTTCCCCGTGTTGACCACGCTGACCGATCTGGACGTGCCGGCATTGATCCGCATCCTGACGGAGCCGCGGCATGCGCTGGTCAAACAGTACCAAGCCCTCTTCGAACTCGACGGCGTGGACCTCCGGTTCACCGAAGGTGCCGTTAAGAGCGTCGCACGCCGCGCGGCCTTGATGAAGACCGGCGCCAGAGCGCTCCGTACCATTCTGGAAGATGTGATGTTGGATGTGATGTATGAGGTCCCGGCCCGAGAAGATGTGAAGACCGTGCTGATTACGGAGGACGTGATCGCCGGACTCGATCACCCCACCATCCTCGTTTGACGACTTCCCCTCGGCAGTCTCCTGCCTTTTCCCGTACTATCACCACAAACGAGAAGGACTGCCCCGCAGGACAGTCCTTCCAGTCATGCCGTCAACGGTCGGCTTCGGGGACACTCACACTTACGCGGCGTGCCGTACGCGGTCGTGATCGACGGCGGTATTGGACGCATGGGACACCGAACCGTGACTGCCGTGCAGCCGTTCGGAATCGGCTTCAGTCCCCATCGCCCAGGCCAACAGCCACACCAACGTGACGATCGTGCCCAATCCGATGATCTCGACCATGCTGCACCTCCTGCCGGCTCGTGCCTTCCGCAGTCGCCTCACCCTCGAGTCTATGCCGCCGCTCTGCTCCGGCTGCGGCCCTCCGCAGCTGGGAGCGCTTCCTGTCGAT is part of the Nitrospiraceae bacterium genome and encodes:
- a CDS encoding pyridoxamine 5'-phosphate oxidase family protein yields the protein MSMPDAMSNDAVQTAWTQLAEQVRTGVLLTLRNGRPFGSHVPYLIGTDWSRVYLHLSRLAFHTQHLLADGRVSLFIAEPDGPGKNPLALQRMNLQGKAAVLAPTDSSYEAVRQRYQEKFPQSKMMFGFGDFSLWELKMQDAHLVLGFGQAYTAQASAPATWKHQAPDKKP
- a CDS encoding VanZ family protein, with the protein product MKLFVPVTLGYMLLLVILAVGTPGLGLSGFLLDLIPADRRDQAHLPAYGLLAYLIMWGLRRSDWSLSASIATGLGVTCLFGLYTELLQSHVPGREASLADLLSDATGAVVASSLLLIQAWAMQPSSQPVPARRSGPARSRKGLWSR
- a CDS encoding PilZ domain-containing protein, producing the protein MNQTFRERRARRIPLQCPVYYSNGQFQTIGVAEDFNSSGGRIRGKELVTVDMELVVIIIQPTPEIPILIRRASVRWVRGSDFGISLSSVPPQAEDELKSMARVMLPGLWSCLN
- the clpX gene encoding ATP-dependent Clp protease ATP-binding subunit ClpX; the protein is MFWETRHPADDPIKACPLCGKRPSSEQRLVPSPTKFSCRSCRTTEPISICDECLRTWADSLKKSPTAPPPASTLPTELPKPPAIKAILDEYVVGQDRAKRVLSVAVYNHYKRILHRDRLTNVELQKGNILMIGSTGTGKTLLSQTLAKILKVPFAVADATTLTQAGYVGEDVENVVLKLLQNCDYDVPLCQTGIIYIDEIDKITSKASNPSLSRDVSGEGVQQALLKLVEGTICNVPPKGGRKHPEQDYIRVDTTNILFICGGAFVGLDRIIESRTSERRMGFSAEAPQVVTDGHSDLLGLVKAEDLLKFGLIPEFVGRFPVLTTLTDLDVPALIRILTEPRHALVKQYQALFELDGVDLRFTEGAVKSVARRAALMKTGARALRTILEDVMLDVMYEVPAREDVKTVLITEDVIAGLDHPTILV